The following proteins are encoded in a genomic region of Oncorhynchus kisutch isolate 150728-3 linkage group LG4, Okis_V2, whole genome shotgun sequence:
- the LOC109890056 gene encoding catechol O-methyltransferase domain-containing protein 1 produces MAPDIKMYFCIQLVLALTGTGIGSALPGKSHSGGKNNPVLQYVVNNSLREHPVMTKLRLKTLEDPWSIMLVASEQAQLMANLAKLINASKTIEIGMYTGYNTLNMALVVPESGQVVACEIDDEYVNIAKPFFKEAGVEDKITVHLQMCIKTLDELIAAGEAGTYDFVFIDADKRNYDRYYEKSLELVRQGGIIAIDNVLWSGKVVDPAPDDLTSQALDKLNKKLHTDQRIDLSMLTVGDGLTLAIKR; encoded by the exons ATGGCTCCAGATATCAAGATGTATTTCTGCATTCAGCTTGTTCTTGCACTAACAG GCACAGGAATAGGATCTGCCCTGCCTGGTAAGAGCCACAGTGGAGGGAAGAACAACCCAGTGCTGCAGTATGTCGTGAACAACTCACTGAGAGAACATCCTGTCATGACCAAACTCAGACTG AAAACCCTTGAGGACCCATGGAGCATCATGCTGGTTGCTAGTGAACAAGCACAACTGATGGCAAATCTGGCCAAACTGATCAATGCCAGCAAAACCATTGAAATTG GGATGTACACAGGGTACAACACCCTGAACATGGCGTTGGTTGTACCAGAGAGTGGTCAAGTGGTAGCATGTGAAATAGACGACGAATACGTGAACATTGCTAAACCTTTCTTTAAAGAG GCCGGAGTCGAGGATAAAATTACTGTCCATCTTCAAATGTGTATAAAAACACTGG ATGAGTTGATAGCTGCTGGGGAAGCTGGCACCTATGACTTTGTGTTCATCGATGCAGATAAAAGGAACTATGACAGATATTACGAGAAGTCTCTTGAGCTTGTGAGACAAGGGGGCATCATTGCCATCGATAAT GTACTCTGGAGTGGTAAAGTGGTGGACCCTGCTCCTGATGACCTGACCTCCCAGGCTCTGGACAAGCTCAACAAGAAACTCCACACAGACCAGAGGATCGATCTGAGCATGCTCACTGTGGGTGACGGACTCACCCTGGCTATCAAACGCTAA